From one Actinopolyspora saharensis genomic stretch:
- a CDS encoding MarR family winged helix-turn-helix transcriptional regulator has product MTQPPWLDSGEMAAWNAFLEASHRVGRRVEHQLREQEGLSHPQYEILVWLAEAPDREVRMSELATQLVTSKSGVTYQIGKLEKAGLVRRRSCPGDDRGVFAVLTDEGLEKLRSAAPGHLEVVRASLIDLLTPEQLEALRDSLGAVNRGLGSAD; this is encoded by the coding sequence ATGACGCAACCACCTTGGCTCGACTCCGGGGAGATGGCGGCCTGGAACGCGTTCCTGGAGGCCAGCCATCGCGTGGGCAGGCGTGTGGAGCACCAGCTCCGCGAGCAGGAAGGCCTCTCGCACCCCCAGTACGAGATACTGGTGTGGCTGGCCGAGGCGCCCGACCGCGAGGTGCGGATGAGCGAGCTGGCCACTCAGCTGGTGACCTCCAAGAGCGGGGTGACCTACCAGATAGGCAAGCTCGAGAAGGCCGGGTTGGTGCGCCGCCGCTCGTGCCCGGGTGACGATCGCGGCGTCTTCGCCGTGCTCACCGACGAGGGGCTGGAAAAGCTCCGCAGTGCGGCCCCGGGGCACCTCGAAGTCGTGCGCGCCTCGTTGATCGACCTGCTCACCCCTGAGCAGCTCGAAGCGCTGCGCGACAGCCTCGGCGCCGTCAACCGTGGTCTGGGCTCCGCGGACTGA
- a CDS encoding DoxX family protein has protein sequence MPQLPPQVRDLALLLARLVAGIVFIAHGMQKFVQWGISGTADSFAGMGIPAPQLSAWVAALIETVGGIALLLGIALPVAGVLLALNMLGALVLVHLDQGFFSSGGGYEYTLVLAVIALALGFNGGRYALDRALSSSGSRAGGERTGESVGV, from the coding sequence ATGCCGCAACTGCCGCCCCAGGTCCGCGACCTGGCACTGCTGCTGGCCAGACTGGTCGCCGGGATCGTGTTCATCGCGCACGGGATGCAGAAGTTCGTCCAGTGGGGGATCAGCGGCACCGCCGACTCGTTCGCCGGAATGGGCATCCCCGCTCCTCAGCTGTCCGCCTGGGTGGCCGCGCTGATCGAGACCGTCGGCGGGATCGCCCTCCTGCTCGGCATCGCCCTGCCCGTGGCGGGAGTGCTGCTGGCGCTGAACATGCTCGGAGCGCTCGTGCTCGTCCACCTCGACCAGGGCTTCTTCTCCTCCGGCGGCGGCTACGAGTACACGCTCGTGCTCGCGGTCATCGCCCTGGCCCTCGGCTTCAACGGCGGAAGGTACGCGCTGGACAGGGCGCTGAGCAGCTCCGGCTCCCGCGCCGGCGGGGAGCGCACCGGCGAGAGCGTCGGGGTGTGA
- a CDS encoding SagB/ThcOx family dehydrogenase, which yields MRLRRRHGLVCYWYDGSFVVHPHPGGDPLALHPAVAEILSAFSEWTEQAEAAENLNHLSAETVEQAVEELRGSGLLLAADTPEAAADERFERQWSTWSPEAAFFHYATQDVKYPENDPAGESPASRDPQVPFVLFTGYPRADRIFLPRPPFAELHAPYEQVLRARRTCRDYASDPVPLPVLSALLATTFAPVDFIDCGRGALFRRTSPAGGARQELDAYVAVRNVSGVEPGVYHYNLREHSLELLSEGFTSADATHFCADQEWAGGAAFLVVLGLVVDRLLSKYPTPRSYRVSLLNAGHLGQTFALTATALGLGPAQTGAFHDSPVAERLGLDNIGRTPLYVLAAGYPAAEQPAAPPAAGLSTFRATTFQEAALEG from the coding sequence ATGCGTCTGCGCCGTCGTCACGGGCTGGTCTGCTACTGGTACGACGGGTCCTTCGTCGTCCACCCCCACCCGGGTGGTGATCCGCTCGCCCTTCATCCGGCCGTGGCCGAGATTCTGTCCGCCTTCTCGGAATGGACCGAGCAGGCGGAAGCGGCCGAGAACCTGAACCACCTCTCCGCGGAAACGGTCGAGCAGGCGGTGGAGGAGTTGCGCGGGAGCGGGCTGTTGCTGGCCGCCGACACTCCCGAGGCTGCGGCCGATGAGCGGTTCGAGCGGCAGTGGTCGACCTGGAGCCCGGAGGCCGCCTTCTTCCACTACGCGACCCAGGACGTCAAGTATCCCGAGAACGACCCCGCGGGGGAGTCCCCGGCGAGTCGGGATCCGCAGGTCCCCTTCGTGCTGTTCACCGGCTATCCGCGGGCCGACCGGATCTTCCTGCCCCGACCACCGTTCGCGGAGCTGCACGCCCCCTACGAGCAGGTGCTTCGCGCGCGGCGCACCTGCCGGGACTACGCGAGCGATCCGGTGCCGCTGCCCGTGCTGAGCGCGCTGCTGGCCACGACGTTCGCCCCGGTGGACTTCATCGACTGCGGGCGGGGCGCGCTGTTCCGCCGCACGAGTCCAGCGGGCGGGGCGCGGCAGGAGCTGGACGCCTACGTGGCCGTCCGGAACGTGAGCGGGGTCGAGCCGGGGGTGTACCACTACAACCTGCGGGAGCACTCCCTGGAACTGCTCTCCGAGGGGTTCACCTCCGCGGACGCGACCCACTTCTGCGCGGACCAGGAGTGGGCGGGTGGGGCGGCCTTCCTGGTGGTGCTCGGTCTCGTGGTGGACCGGCTGCTCAGCAAGTACCCCACACCGCGCTCCTACCGCGTGAGCCTGCTCAACGCGGGGCATCTGGGGCAGACCTTCGCGTTGACCGCCACCGCGCTGGGGCTCGGGCCCGCGCAGACGGGTGCTTTCCACGACTCGCCGGTCGCCGAGCGACTGGGGCTGGACAACATCGGCAGGACCCCGCTCTACGTCCTCGCGGCGGGCTACCCGGCCGCCGAGCAGCCCGCGGCACCGCCTGCCGCCGGGCTGTCGACGTTCCGGGCGACGACGTTCCAGGAGGCAGCGCTGGAAGGGTGA
- a CDS encoding FGGY-family carbohydrate kinase: MITAVDIGTSLTKAAAFDDGGRVLAEASRHSHLEYYADGRVEQDLDDVVSTVAAVVREVVERTGTRPRAVALTGQGDGLWLRDAGGRPVRSPISWMDGRAAPIVRRWQRDGVSRRVYERTGNGLFPGSHGALLAHLAEHEPESLRAADVAGYCVDSVLHVLTGEISVDASDASVPFLDADTRCYDDAALEACGVAEHKHLLPKPAKPREVFELDSNGAELLGLPAGTPVTAGPFDLPACAVGGGLNEFGDGLLTVGTTLACQVLTEVGNRRWQDEPSGMWLCTPEENQLLHGMPAMVGTASLDWVLELLGLGIDDLGAQLEASPPGANDVSALPFLAPGGERSPFVDPGASGQLSGVRIGTTRADVVRAVCESVAYAARHCFEAAGLDGKLVACGGGTRSHPWAQVFADVLGQPLHLPDDPGMGARGAAVTAARALGDPVDSGEWTLPTREVTPNPQVRQCYEDGYRRYRRTLASMRELWRSD; the protein is encoded by the coding sequence ATGATCACCGCTGTCGACATCGGAACTTCGCTGACCAAGGCCGCCGCCTTCGACGACGGAGGCCGGGTGCTGGCCGAGGCCAGCAGGCATTCCCACCTGGAGTACTACGCCGACGGGCGGGTCGAGCAGGACCTCGACGACGTCGTGTCCACGGTCGCGGCCGTGGTCCGCGAGGTGGTCGAGCGGACCGGCACGCGCCCGCGCGCCGTCGCCCTCACCGGGCAGGGGGACGGGCTGTGGCTGCGCGACGCGGGCGGCAGGCCGGTGCGCAGCCCGATCTCGTGGATGGACGGCCGCGCGGCGCCGATCGTGCGGCGGTGGCAGCGCGACGGGGTCAGCAGGAGGGTCTACGAGCGCACCGGAAACGGGCTGTTCCCCGGTTCGCACGGGGCGCTGCTGGCCCACCTCGCCGAGCACGAGCCGGAGTCGCTGCGCGCCGCCGACGTGGCCGGGTACTGCGTCGACTCCGTGCTGCACGTGCTGACCGGCGAGATCAGCGTGGACGCCTCGGACGCCTCGGTCCCGTTCCTGGACGCGGACACGCGCTGCTACGACGACGCCGCGCTGGAGGCCTGCGGGGTGGCCGAGCACAAGCACCTGCTGCCGAAGCCGGCCAAGCCGCGGGAGGTCTTCGAGCTCGACTCCAACGGGGCCGAGCTGCTCGGGCTGCCCGCGGGCACACCGGTCACGGCCGGACCGTTCGACCTGCCTGCCTGCGCGGTCGGGGGTGGGTTGAACGAGTTCGGCGACGGGCTGCTGACCGTGGGCACCACGCTGGCCTGCCAGGTGCTGACCGAGGTGGGCAACCGGCGTTGGCAGGACGAGCCCTCCGGGATGTGGTTGTGCACGCCGGAGGAGAACCAGCTGCTGCACGGCATGCCAGCCATGGTGGGCACGGCCAGCCTGGACTGGGTGCTGGAGCTGCTCGGGCTGGGCATCGACGACCTGGGTGCCCAGCTGGAGGCCAGCCCGCCGGGGGCCAACGACGTCTCGGCGCTGCCGTTCCTGGCGCCCGGCGGGGAGCGTTCCCCGTTCGTGGATCCGGGGGCCAGCGGCCAGCTGAGCGGGGTGCGGATCGGGACCACGCGCGCCGACGTGGTGCGCGCGGTCTGCGAGAGCGTCGCCTACGCCGCGCGGCACTGCTTCGAGGCCGCCGGCCTGGACGGCAAGCTGGTGGCCTGCGGCGGGGGAACGCGTTCGCACCCGTGGGCGCAGGTGTTCGCGGACGTGCTGGGGCAGCCGCTGCACCTGCCGGACGATCCGGGCATGGGTGCCAGGGGCGCTGCGGTCACGGCGGCGCGGGCCCTGGGCGATCCGGTGGATTCGGGGGAGTGGACGCTGCCGACGCGGGAGGTGACCCCGAACCCGCAGGTGCGGCAGTGCTACGAGGACGGCTACCGCCGCTACCGGCGGACCCTGGCGAGCATGCGCGAGCTGTGGCGCTCGGACTGA
- a CDS encoding 2-hydroxyacid dehydrogenase codes for MRVLAAGDHFVGPDLLESALRSELEGAGKQDPEVAKLKLPWPVEPFGPIGGVEEASGSEEQVIEAVEGATACVTQMGPFTERVFAAAPRLELVSVCRGGPINVDLAAATEAGVAVTYAPGRNAAAAAEYAVGMILAALRRIPDSDSELKKGNWRGDFYAYPEAGVELEGGTVGLVGYGAIGSRVARVLRAFGAEVLVADPYTDPDRLRADGVEPVDLDSMLPRCSVVSLHARLTPETRNLLDADKLDLLPEGAVLVNTARGGLLDYTPLPGLLRSGKLGALALDVYDVEPPPADWPLHNAPNVITTPHLAGATRQTAHRAAGIVAAEVGRFARGEPQAHLANPEVRGNRT; via the coding sequence GTGCGCGTTTTGGCTGCGGGGGACCACTTCGTCGGTCCCGACCTGCTCGAGTCGGCACTGCGGTCCGAGCTGGAGGGGGCCGGGAAGCAGGACCCGGAGGTCGCCAAGCTCAAGCTGCCCTGGCCGGTGGAGCCCTTCGGCCCGATCGGCGGGGTCGAGGAGGCCAGCGGAAGCGAGGAGCAGGTCATCGAGGCCGTCGAGGGCGCCACGGCCTGCGTCACGCAGATGGGGCCGTTCACCGAGCGGGTGTTCGCGGCGGCCCCCCGACTCGAACTGGTGTCCGTGTGCCGGGGAGGTCCGATCAACGTCGACCTGGCAGCGGCCACCGAGGCCGGGGTCGCGGTCACCTACGCCCCGGGGCGCAACGCCGCCGCTGCCGCCGAGTACGCGGTCGGCATGATCCTCGCCGCGCTGCGCCGCATCCCCGACTCGGACTCCGAGCTCAAGAAGGGGAACTGGCGCGGTGACTTCTACGCCTACCCCGAGGCCGGGGTCGAGCTGGAGGGCGGCACGGTCGGTCTCGTCGGCTACGGGGCCATCGGCAGCAGGGTGGCTCGGGTGCTGCGCGCCTTCGGGGCCGAGGTGCTGGTCGCCGATCCCTACACCGATCCGGACCGGCTCCGCGCCGACGGCGTCGAACCGGTGGACCTGGACAGCATGCTGCCGCGCTGCTCGGTGGTGAGCCTGCACGCCAGGCTCACCCCGGAGACCAGGAACCTGCTGGACGCGGACAAGCTCGACCTGCTTCCCGAGGGGGCCGTGCTGGTCAACACCGCCCGCGGCGGGCTGCTCGACTACACCCCGCTGCCGGGGCTGCTGCGCTCCGGCAAGCTCGGCGCGCTGGCGCTGGACGTCTACGACGTGGAACCGCCGCCAGCCGACTGGCCGCTGCACAACGCCCCCAACGTCATCACCACTCCGCACCTGGCCGGGGCCACGCGGCAGACCGCGCACCGCGCGGCCGGGATCGTCGCGGCCGAGGTCGGCCGCTTCGCGCGGGGTGAGCCGCAGGCGCATCTCGCCAACCCCGAGGTTCGAGGGAACCGGACATGA
- a CDS encoding ribose-5-phosphate isomerase, translating into MTVTVALAADDAGFELKQLIAEQLRADERVGEVLDYGVHDASDDRAYPRLGLTAAEAVAAGDAERGVLICGTGIGMCISANKVGGVRATVAHDSYSVERSIKSNDCQVLTMGSRVVGPELAKRLVDEWLGYSFDPASASAEKVAHITHYEHQH; encoded by the coding sequence ATGACAGTCACCGTTGCGCTCGCCGCGGACGACGCGGGCTTCGAGCTCAAGCAGCTGATCGCCGAACAGCTTAGGGCCGACGAGCGGGTCGGCGAGGTGCTGGACTACGGCGTGCACGACGCCTCCGACGACCGCGCCTACCCCCGCCTCGGGCTGACCGCCGCCGAGGCGGTGGCTGCCGGTGATGCCGAGCGGGGCGTGCTGATCTGCGGCACGGGGATCGGCATGTGCATCTCGGCCAACAAGGTGGGGGGAGTGCGCGCCACCGTCGCGCACGACTCCTACTCGGTGGAGCGTTCGATCAAGTCGAACGATTGCCAGGTGCTGACCATGGGGTCCAGGGTTGTGGGACCCGAGCTGGCCAAACGCCTGGTCGACGAGTGGTTGGGCTACTCCTTCGATCCGGCCTCAGCCAGCGCCGAGAAGGTCGCGCACATAACTCACTACGAACACCAGCACTGA
- a CDS encoding dihydroxyacetone kinase family protein has translation MTGLIDGDSFKESWLEGFVTAYGRSVARVPGAYGVVGRHAPREGKVSVIIGGGCGHYPAFAGLVGPGLADAAVIGDVFTSPSAEQVYRTARAADGGAGVLFGYGNYAGDVMHFGLAARRLAAEGIDSRTVLVTDDIASGSAEDAAERRGVAGDFFVFKTAGAAAERGDDLDAVAAVARRTNERTRTYGAAFGGCTLPGKSEPLFTVDPGRVELGLGIHGEPGARGADAMGAEALAAELVDKLVAELPAGTERVAVLLNGLGRTKYEEMFACYPAIERRLRAAGLRPHRPEVGEFVTSLDMAGLSLSLLALDDELAELYDADCDTPGFRPLNPLAPGAELGGADEAGSPETEQRHESRGGVVHALLNAALERVSAAEEELGRLDAVAGDGDHGQGIVRGLRAAVRAADSAGSRPDDAGSIGDALLAAGTALADAAGGASGALYGALLSQTGAGLRAHEGRVDTAALAEAVSGACSAVAELGGASRGDKTLLDALEPFRDALVEQAESGTAPAEALTSSARVASKAAEGTAELASARGRASRLGARDRGTPDPGATSLALLLEAAAAELADGACARAA, from the coding sequence ATGACCGGACTGATCGACGGTGACTCCTTCAAGGAGTCCTGGCTGGAAGGGTTCGTCACCGCCTACGGAAGATCCGTGGCCCGTGTGCCCGGAGCGTACGGAGTGGTGGGGCGGCACGCGCCCCGCGAGGGCAAGGTCTCGGTGATCATCGGCGGCGGCTGCGGGCACTACCCGGCCTTCGCCGGGTTGGTCGGCCCCGGGCTGGCCGACGCGGCGGTGATCGGGGACGTGTTCACCAGCCCCAGCGCGGAACAGGTCTACCGCACGGCGCGCGCGGCCGACGGCGGAGCCGGGGTGCTGTTCGGCTACGGCAACTACGCCGGCGACGTGATGCACTTCGGGCTGGCCGCGCGCAGGCTGGCGGCCGAGGGGATCGACAGCAGGACCGTGCTGGTCACCGACGACATCGCCAGCGGCAGCGCCGAGGACGCGGCCGAGCGGCGCGGCGTGGCCGGTGACTTCTTCGTGTTCAAGACGGCCGGTGCCGCCGCCGAGCGCGGCGACGACCTGGACGCGGTCGCGGCCGTGGCGCGCAGGACCAACGAGCGCACCCGCACCTACGGGGCCGCCTTCGGCGGGTGCACCCTGCCCGGCAAGTCCGAGCCGCTGTTCACCGTCGACCCGGGACGGGTGGAGCTGGGCCTGGGCATCCACGGCGAGCCCGGCGCGCGGGGAGCCGACGCCATGGGGGCCGAGGCGCTGGCCGCCGAGCTGGTGGACAAGCTGGTCGCCGAGCTTCCCGCCGGAACCGAACGGGTGGCCGTGCTGCTCAACGGCCTGGGCCGCACCAAGTACGAGGAGATGTTCGCCTGCTACCCGGCGATCGAGCGGCGCCTGCGCGCCGCCGGGCTGCGCCCGCACCGGCCCGAGGTGGGCGAGTTCGTGACCTCGCTGGACATGGCCGGGCTCTCGCTGTCGCTGCTGGCGCTGGACGACGAGCTCGCCGAGCTCTACGACGCCGACTGCGACACCCCCGGGTTCCGCCCGCTCAACCCGCTCGCCCCCGGCGCGGAGCTCGGCGGGGCGGACGAGGCGGGGTCGCCGGAGACCGAGCAGCGGCACGAGAGCCGCGGGGGCGTGGTGCACGCCCTGCTGAACGCGGCGCTGGAACGCGTCTCGGCCGCCGAGGAGGAGCTCGGGCGGCTGGACGCGGTCGCCGGGGACGGGGACCACGGGCAGGGCATCGTGCGCGGGCTGCGCGCGGCCGTGCGGGCGGCCGACTCCGCGGGCAGCCGCCCGGACGACGCGGGCTCGATCGGTGACGCGCTGCTGGCGGCGGGGACGGCGCTGGCCGACGCGGCGGGCGGGGCCTCGGGAGCGCTCTACGGTGCGCTGCTGAGCCAGACCGGGGCCGGGCTGCGCGCCCACGAGGGGCGGGTGGACACCGCGGCGCTGGCCGAGGCGGTGAGCGGGGCCTGCTCCGCCGTCGCCGAGCTCGGCGGGGCGAGCCGCGGGGACAAGACGCTGCTCGACGCGCTGGAGCCCTTCCGCGACGCGCTGGTGGAGCAGGCCGAGTCCGGAACGGCCCCGGCCGAGGCGCTGACCTCCTCGGCGCGGGTGGCGAGCAAGGCCGCCGAGGGGACCGCCGAGCTCGCCTCCGCGCGCGGACGCGCCTCCCGGCTCGGTGCCAGGGACCGGGGAACGCCCGATCCGGGGGCCACCTCGCTGGCCCTGCTGCTGGAAGCGGCCGCCGCGGAGCTGGCCGACGGGGCCTGCGCGCGGGCCGCCTGA
- a CDS encoding HAD family hydrolase, whose translation MTVSQVTEPRSTDRLRAVVFDMDGVLVESEHLWERMWSRYSARHGHEWSSADTATVQGMSSPEWSAYLARVCGEPEPASEVERAVVDDMIAAMDAGEIQLLDGAREMVTQVSAVAPIALASSAARRLIDAVLDRNGLADHFAATVSSAEVPRGKPSPDVYAEAAARLGRTGAECAAVEDSSNGIRAAHAAGMSVVAIPNPEYPPKPDAVESATVVADSLSHVRRTLLSMLSAPVIESEGA comes from the coding sequence ATGACGGTCAGCCAGGTAACCGAGCCGCGGTCGACGGACCGGCTGCGAGCGGTCGTGTTCGACATGGACGGCGTGCTGGTGGAGAGCGAACACCTCTGGGAACGGATGTGGAGCCGCTACTCCGCCCGCCACGGACACGAGTGGAGCTCGGCCGACACCGCGACGGTGCAGGGCATGAGCTCGCCGGAGTGGTCGGCCTACCTCGCTCGGGTGTGCGGGGAGCCGGAACCCGCCTCGGAGGTCGAACGGGCCGTCGTCGACGACATGATCGCCGCGATGGACGCCGGCGAGATCCAACTGCTCGACGGGGCTCGTGAGATGGTCACCCAGGTCAGCGCGGTGGCCCCGATCGCGCTGGCCTCCTCGGCGGCGCGGCGGCTCATAGACGCCGTGCTCGACCGCAACGGGCTCGCGGACCACTTCGCGGCCACCGTGTCCAGCGCCGAGGTCCCCAGGGGCAAACCCAGCCCCGACGTGTACGCCGAAGCGGCCGCACGACTCGGACGCACCGGAGCCGAGTGCGCGGCCGTCGAGGACTCCAGCAACGGCATCCGGGCTGCTCACGCGGCCGGGATGAGCGTGGTGGCCATCCCCAACCCCGAGTACCCGCCCAAGCCGGACGCCGTCGAGTCGGCCACCGTCGTGGCCGATTCGCTGTCCCACGTCCGGCGCACCCTGCTGTCCATGCTGTCCGCCCCGGTGATCGAAAGCGAAGGTGCCTGA
- a CDS encoding MFS transporter, with protein MAQQPPGAASAEAAPDNRPWLERIGIPKPLFWGFVGVLIFMIGDGVEITYLTDYLQRPEGGGLEGSQATFATVTVYGLAVMIASWFSGTLSSIWGPRYVMWLGAAWWIVFEILFLFVAVPTHSYALIVTIYGIRGFAYPLFSYAFLVWAQVASPVHMRGSVAGWFWFVFTGGLPTLGAAVAALAIGPFGMSLHATLVLSLVLVAVGSLIGCFGIHEPHGTKPIADESVTNPRSPKRLLEGVDILWRDKRTLAGGLTRIVNTAPEFGFFAMFPFVFGPETPGGGFLSTSEVAALSSITYAANIAGNLGFGVLGDYFGWRRTVTWFGCVGCAIATPLWYFAAVGSQSFAVASALGAVYGVLLAGFVPLSALMPSMVSTKDKGSSLAVLNFGAGGAAFLGPVTVYLVHPVLGGGGVAITFALMYVVVAVLSSYVKDPSDPGEAGAERGVPDDAPAKTATT; from the coding sequence TTGGCACAGCAGCCACCAGGCGCGGCGAGCGCGGAAGCCGCGCCGGACAACCGGCCCTGGTTGGAGAGAATAGGCATCCCCAAGCCGCTGTTCTGGGGATTCGTCGGCGTGCTGATCTTCATGATCGGCGACGGTGTGGAGATCACCTACCTGACCGACTACCTGCAGCGCCCCGAGGGCGGCGGGCTGGAGGGCTCCCAGGCGACGTTCGCGACGGTGACCGTCTACGGGCTCGCCGTGATGATCGCCTCGTGGTTCTCCGGAACGCTGTCGTCCATCTGGGGCCCGCGCTACGTGATGTGGCTCGGCGCGGCCTGGTGGATCGTCTTCGAGATCCTCTTCCTGTTCGTCGCGGTGCCCACCCACAGCTACGCCCTGATCGTGACGATCTACGGCATACGCGGGTTCGCCTACCCGCTGTTCTCCTACGCCTTCCTCGTCTGGGCCCAGGTCGCCAGCCCCGTGCACATGCGCGGCTCGGTCGCAGGCTGGTTCTGGTTCGTGTTCACCGGCGGGCTGCCCACCCTCGGCGCGGCGGTGGCCGCGCTGGCCATCGGGCCGTTCGGCATGAGCCTGCACGCCACGCTGGTGCTGTCGCTGGTGCTGGTCGCCGTCGGCAGCCTCATCGGCTGCTTCGGCATCCACGAACCGCACGGCACCAAGCCGATCGCCGACGAGAGCGTGACCAACCCGCGCAGCCCCAAGCGCCTGCTGGAGGGCGTCGACATCCTCTGGCGGGACAAGCGGACCCTGGCGGGCGGGCTGACCAGGATCGTCAACACCGCGCCCGAGTTCGGTTTCTTCGCGATGTTCCCCTTCGTCTTCGGGCCGGAGACCCCGGGCGGCGGTTTCCTCAGCACTTCCGAGGTGGCCGCGCTGAGCAGCATCACCTACGCCGCGAACATCGCGGGCAACCTGGGCTTCGGGGTGCTCGGCGACTACTTCGGCTGGCGGCGCACCGTCACCTGGTTCGGCTGCGTCGGGTGCGCGATAGCCACTCCGCTGTGGTACTTCGCCGCCGTCGGTTCGCAGAGCTTCGCGGTCGCCTCCGCGCTCGGCGCGGTCTACGGCGTCCTGCTGGCGGGCTTCGTGCCGCTGTCGGCGCTGATGCCCTCGATGGTCTCCACCAAGGACAAGGGCTCCTCGCTGGCGGTGCTGAACTTCGGCGCGGGCGGTGCCGCCTTCCTCGGTCCGGTGACGGTCTACCTCGTGCACCCGGTGCTCGGCGGCGGCGGTGTCGCGATCACCTTCGCGCTGATGTACGTGGTGGTGGCCGTGCTGTCCAGCTACGTCAAGGATCCCAGTGACCCGGGCGAGGCCGGGGCCGAACGAGGGGTTCCGGACGACGCTCCGGCGAAAACGGCCACGACCTGA
- a CDS encoding SDR family NAD(P)-dependent oxidoreductase — protein MSNEDFALHGNTALVTGGGRGIGLNIARALAEHGAEVVIGEIDEENGKLAAEQVGGEFVHLDVTDSSRVAEVVRDVVDERGSLDVSVHNAGMVRNENAEDTTDESWRDVLRLNLDGVFYCCREVGKAMLDQGRGSIVNIASMSGMVSNHPQAQVSYNTSKAGVITMTKSLAGEWADRGVRVNAISPGYIGTDLLQGVQRTQPEWYSSWLEQTPMGRVGKPSELGPLAVYLASNASSFMTGSNVVIDGGFTSW, from the coding sequence ATGAGCAACGAGGACTTCGCACTGCACGGCAACACCGCCCTGGTCACGGGAGGCGGCCGGGGGATCGGGCTGAACATCGCACGGGCCCTGGCCGAGCACGGGGCCGAGGTGGTGATCGGCGAGATCGACGAGGAGAACGGCAAGCTCGCAGCGGAGCAGGTCGGCGGCGAGTTCGTCCACCTAGACGTGACCGACTCCTCCCGGGTGGCCGAGGTCGTGCGGGACGTCGTCGACGAGCGCGGCTCGCTGGACGTCTCGGTGCACAACGCCGGGATGGTGCGCAACGAGAACGCCGAGGACACCACCGACGAGTCCTGGCGGGACGTGCTGCGGCTCAACCTCGACGGGGTGTTCTACTGCTGCCGCGAGGTCGGGAAGGCCATGCTGGACCAGGGGCGCGGTTCCATCGTCAACATCGCCTCCATGTCCGGCATGGTCTCCAACCACCCGCAGGCGCAGGTCTCGTACAACACCTCCAAGGCCGGGGTGATCACGATGACCAAGTCGCTGGCGGGCGAGTGGGCCGACCGCGGGGTGCGCGTCAACGCGATCTCGCCCGGCTACATCGGGACCGACCTGCTCCAGGGGGTCCAGCGGACCCAGCCGGAGTGGTACTCCTCCTGGCTGGAGCAGACCCCGATGGGGCGGGTCGGCAAGCCCTCCGAGCTGGGGCCGCTGGCCGTCTACCTCGCCTCGAACGCCAGCAGCTTCATGACCGGCAGCAACGTGGTGATAGACGGTGGGTTCACCTCGTGGTGA
- a CDS encoding HAD family hydrolase: MNESDSAPAPVELVLLDVGGPIYDDAVYRDALLRATRELAEREVDEAEFLRVYDAQRQRQRGSLRTAMAEHFLTAERRKELSDLAESHWEYPAGALHPDVLPVLRRLSARYRLAVVANQRRLVTEALHRDGIDQHIDVWAISEVVGAEKPDPAIFRHALDEAGVPAERAVHVGNRLDTDVRGAAAVGVRSVWITRGEAPPEPTAEQLAEPDAVIGSLDELPAALDALRGGAP, encoded by the coding sequence ATGAACGAATCCGACTCCGCGCCCGCCCCCGTCGAGCTGGTGCTGCTCGACGTGGGCGGGCCGATCTACGACGACGCCGTGTACCGCGACGCGCTGCTGCGCGCCACCCGCGAACTCGCCGAGCGCGAAGTGGACGAAGCCGAGTTCCTGCGGGTCTACGACGCGCAGCGGCAGCGCCAGCGGGGTTCGCTGCGCACGGCGATGGCCGAGCACTTCCTCACCGCGGAGCGCAGGAAGGAACTGTCCGATCTGGCCGAAAGCCACTGGGAGTACCCGGCCGGGGCGCTGCACCCCGACGTGCTGCCCGTCCTGCGGCGGCTGTCCGCGCGCTACCGCCTGGCGGTGGTGGCCAACCAGCGAAGGCTGGTGACCGAGGCGCTGCACCGCGACGGGATCGACCAGCACATCGACGTGTGGGCGATCTCGGAGGTCGTGGGGGCGGAGAAACCCGACCCCGCGATATTCCGGCACGCGCTGGACGAGGCCGGGGTGCCCGCCGAACGCGCGGTGCACGTCGGTAACCGGCTGGACACCGACGTGCGCGGCGCCGCCGCCGTGGGCGTCCGCAGCGTGTGGATCACCCGTGGCGAGGCTCCTCCCGAGCCCACCGCTGAGCAGCTCGCCGAGCCGGACGCGGTGATCGGGTCGCTGGACGAGCTGCCCGCGGCGCTGGACGCCCTCCGGGGAGGAGCACCGTGA